The genomic interval AGGCTCGGACCGCCGTCTCGATAAAGTCCGAGCGGTTCTTCCTGGGGCCGGCCTGCTGGTCGATGGCCTCGAGAAGGTCCTCGGCGAGGGTGATAGATGTCTTGACTTTCATACCACCAAAATACGGCGAGACACTGGCGATGTCAATGGCAGGAATGTGCCCAGAACGGTCAGTCTCGTCTGCCAGAGCGGATGAGTCTTCTCTGTTTCATCGCTCAGCCGCCCCCCCGGAAGCGCTCCGCCGCAGCCGCCTTGCCGATGCGGCCCGCGGCGACCCCGACCGCGAGGGCCTCGAGGTCGTCCTCCGTGGCGTCGATGCGGATGCCGTTCAGGTCAAGGAAGACGAGCGCCGCCGCAAGCGCGGTGCGCTTGTTGCCGTCGACGAAAGGGTGGTTGCGCGCGATGTGGTAGAGGTAGGCGGCCGCCATCTCGAAGAGATCGCCATGGAAGGCGACCTCGCCGAACCCGGCGCCCGGCATGGCAACAGCCGAAGAGAGCAGGGAGACGTCCCGCAGGCCGCCGCGGCCCCCGTAGCGCGCGATCTGGTCGCGGTGGATCGCGAGGACCTCGTCAAGCGTCAGCAGCAGCGGGGCCACCCGCTACTCCGCCAGGCGCTTGAGGGCCCCCCCGTGGCGGCGGTTCACGCGGGCAAGGGCGGCGTTGAAGCGGCGCTGCCGCTGCGCCGTTGCAGCCGGCGAGACGATGAGCGCCTTGCCGTCGGTCGTCACCGCCAGCGGGGTGTCTGCCGTGATCTCGAGCAGGTCGAGCACGCCCTTGTCGATGACGAGCGCGAGGCTGTTCCCATGGCGCGTGAGCTTCTTGATCATCGCCGTCCTCTCCCCGATACCCGTATCCACAATGTACTACCACGAGCGTGTCGTGGCAAGGCAGCCGGGTAGCCCCATCGCGGGCTTCGTGCGCTGGTGTCACCGGTCGCGGGCGGCCGCGGCCGCCACGGCCTCGTTCGACGCCTCGGACTTCCGGAGCGCGGCGTCGATGCCGCGAACGAAGTAGCTGAGGCTGAAGTCGGCATTGATCTTCTCGTCGACGAACGAGGTCGAGCGGGTGACAGCAACGGTGGCGAACTGGTTCGATCCGGTCAACCCCCTGAAGATCACATAACCGGCGCACGCCCAGCCGCGGGGCGCTTCCCAGGCGAGCCGCGCCACGCGCACGTCCCGGTCGCCCCGCCGGACCAGGGCGGTCTCGACTGTGAGCCCCGTCGGGGGGGCGAGCTGTTCCCTGATGGCGGTGCCCTCAATTGCGATCCGCTGGACGTTTGAGGAACGCCCGTCGCGGTCGGCGGTGAAGGCCTCGGCCCGATAGGCGTAGCTCGTGCCAGGCTCTATTGCGCGATCGGTGAAGCCCGGCG from bacterium carries:
- a CDS encoding type II toxin-antitoxin system death-on-curing family toxin, whose product is MAPLLLTLDEVLAIHRDQIARYGGRGGLRDVSLLSSAVAMPGAGFGEVAFHGDLFEMAAAYLYHIARNHPFVDGNKRTALAAALVFLDLNGIRIDATEDDLEALAVGVAAGRIGKAAAAERFRGGG
- a CDS encoding AbrB/MazE/SpoVT family DNA-binding domain-containing protein — its product is MIKKLTRHGNSLALVIDKGVLDLLEITADTPLAVTTDGKALIVSPAATAQRQRRFNAALARVNRRHGGALKRLAE